In the genome of Colletes latitarsis isolate SP2378_abdomen chromosome 9, iyColLati1, whole genome shotgun sequence, one region contains:
- the LOC143345475 gene encoding uncharacterized protein LOC143345475, whose product MNLNFDDRISNSTNSSRSKLIMEFPLKESTKHKYVPVLPMCNDTDHSEVEDLNKPALESSKEKSESTTDHSIVPTSIEEQRKNKTYINIQDHQRNNETSSDIPVYDPNKIPYVDVPDYSDIREESLDEEDRRENSRKTKQDVGLKKSTESLKGSKFENDIEDKILKDSKKSREKDPKENFLVNRVEENNEDEILRDFKQNVNGKKSSNSESKNDPEINSGRNEDSGSKEDSDELWQRGNRTRQAEPVIFDINEYRKPFNLDEFLKDDPIMKKLELLGKETHTMYGKSRKRVPGFFNESESDNASKDWAEEQEESAKERDDFDYFSKSRSGDFDDAFANIEDYNGSNEKSKGARNRENFNADEFLSTVFAEYRKESDVSRFGNDAEILSRYFTDDGIRNSREDASVEGDREWKDAR is encoded by the coding sequence ATGAACTTAAACTTTGACGATCGAATCTCAAACTCGACGAACTCGTCACGATCGAAATTAATAATGGAATTCCCATTGAAGGAATCAACGAAACACAAATACGTTCCAGTTTTACCTATGTGCAATGATACGGACCATTCGGAAGTGGAGGATTTAAACAAACCTGCGTTAGAATCTTCGAAGGAGAAATCGGAAAGCACCACAGATCACTCGATCGTGCCTACGTCGATCGAAGAACAACGCAAAAATAAAACCTACATTAATATACAGGACCATCAACGAAATAATGAAACCTCATCGGACATTCCTGTATACGATCCTAATAAAATTCCCTACGTAGACGTACCAGATTACTCTGACATAAGAGAAGAAAGTTTAGACGAGGAAGATCGTCGTGAAAATAGTAGAAAGACTAAGCAAGACGTTGGTCTTAAGAAGTCTACAGAGTCTTTGAAAGGTAGCAAATTCGAGAATGATATCgaagataaaatattaaaagactCGAAAAAGAGTCGAGAAAAGGATCCAAAAGAAAATTTCTTAGTTAACAGAGTCGAAGAAAATAACGAGGATGAAATATTGAGAGACTTTAAGCAGAATGTGAATGGCAAGAAGAGTTCGAATTCTGAatcaaagaacgatccagaaatAAACTCGGGAAGGAACGAGGATTCAGGGTCGAAGGAAGATTCGGATGAATTATGGCAACGGGGGAACCGAACGAGGCAAGCGGAGCCTGTAATTTTCGATATAAACGAGTACAGAAAGCCGTTTAATTTAGACGAATTTCTTAAGGACGATccgataatgaaaaagttggaaCTGCTCGGAAAGGAAACGCATACCATGTACGGAAAGAGCAGGAAACGAGTTCCAGGTTTCTTTAATGAATCCGAAAGTGATAATGCGTCCAAAGACTGGGCAGAGGAACAAGAAGAGTCCGCGAAGGAGCGCGATGACTTTGATTATTTCTCGAAATCGCGTTCCGGTGACTTCGATGACGCGTTTGCAAATATCGAAGACTATAACGGAAGTAACGAAAAATCTAAGGGGGCAAGAAATCGCGAAAATTTCAACGCAGACGAGTTTCTGAGCACCGTTTTCGCGGAATACCGGAAAGAAAGTGATGTTTCGCGATTTGGAAACGACGCAGAAATTCTATCGCGGTATTTCACGGACGACGGTATTAGGAATTCGCGGGAGGACGCGAGCGTCGAAGGAGATCGCGAGTGGAAGGATGCCAGATAG
- the Eh gene encoding eclosion hormone, with product MKSSTRVLLALLVASAMIFVLAEGSPFDRAIGVCIRNCAQCKKMFGSYFLGQKCADSCVKYKGKLIPDCEDEVSIQPFLQALDNDY from the exons ATGAAGTCATCTACTCGCGTACTATTGGCGCTTCTTGTAGCTTCAGCTATGATTTTCGTGCTCGCAGAAGGTTCGCCGTTCGATCGAGCCATTG GCGTTTGCATAAGGAACTGTGCTCAGTGCAAGAAAATGTTCGGTTCGTACTTCCTGGGCCAGAAGTGCGCCGACTCTTGCGTCAAGTACAAAGGAAAGCTCATCCCTGACTGCGAGGATGAGGTTTCGATCCAACCGTTCCTCCAAGCACTCGATAACGATTACTAG